One genomic window of Methanosarcina acetivorans C2A includes the following:
- a CDS encoding SPL family radical SAM protein, producing MFEEIQVKKALNKIKGTSRLKLPFRWDLNLYRGCGHGCSYCYAMYSHSYLEKEEKPSCSGEEDSDFFRKIYVKTNIAEALEKQLGARSWKKELINIGGVCDSYQPAEARYGLMREVLKLMIEYKNPVTISTKSALILRDFDLLEELAELTYVNVAVTVTTTDEKLSSLLEPLASSPEKRFSVLRAFKDSTATTGLHMMPILPFLTDSPENLEQVFSRAAECEVDYALPGLLNLRGETRKHFFNFLSRNFPEFSAPYRKLYAKGGVDSSYKAELYGVIRTLMEKYRLSADYMKPLEAGLSRSRQLKLTDF from the coding sequence CCTTCCGCTGGGACCTGAACCTTTACAGGGGATGTGGACACGGCTGCAGCTATTGTTATGCAATGTATTCCCACAGCTATCTGGAAAAAGAAGAAAAACCCTCATGTTCAGGGGAAGAAGACTCGGATTTTTTCCGGAAGATCTATGTAAAAACCAACATTGCAGAAGCTCTTGAAAAGCAGCTTGGAGCCCGGTCCTGGAAAAAAGAGCTGATCAACATAGGTGGGGTTTGTGACAGCTACCAGCCCGCCGAGGCACGGTACGGCCTGATGCGGGAGGTCCTGAAACTGATGATCGAGTACAAAAATCCGGTTACCATCTCCACAAAATCGGCTCTTATCCTCAGAGACTTTGACCTGCTTGAAGAACTTGCTGAACTGACATATGTAAATGTCGCAGTCACGGTCACCACGACGGATGAAAAGCTCAGTTCCCTGCTGGAACCCCTGGCTTCTTCTCCGGAAAAACGTTTTTCAGTCCTGCGGGCTTTCAAAGATTCCACTGCTACTACCGGGCTACATATGATGCCGATTCTCCCTTTTCTTACGGACAGCCCTGAAAATCTCGAGCAAGTTTTTTCCCGTGCAGCCGAATGTGAAGTCGATTATGCTCTTCCGGGCCTGCTTAATCTCAGGGGAGAAACCAGAAAGCATTTTTTCAATTTCCTTTCCCGCAATTTCCCCGAATTTTCTGCCCCTTACCGCAAATTGTATGCAAAAGGAGGCGTAGATAGCAGCTATAAGGCTGAACTTTACGGGGTAATCAGGACTCTCATGGAAAAATACCGGCTTTCAGCCGATTATATGAAACCTCTGGAAGCAGGGCTTTCCCGTTCCCGACAGCTTAAACTCACTGATTTTTAA